One genomic region from Sorangium aterium encodes:
- a CDS encoding PhoH family protein: MTTSVRITADVEVLDNSTLVALAGPGNEHLKLIARTLGIESGVRGNTIRLAGDADKVALAERCLAEAAQMLRSGVVLDPQDYVRGVQALRDDPGMTLRELFEDVVLISARRRPISAKGLAQKRYIQAIRSHDMTFGIGPAGTGKTYLAMAMAVHALLERRVKRIILTRPAVEAGERLGFLPGDLAEKVNPYLRPLYDALHDMMDADKAQGLVTRGQIEVAPLAFMRGRTLNDCFVILDEAQNATSDQMRMFLTRLGYASRAVVTGDVTQVDLPHGARSGLAEARELLAGIEGIAICSFTEVDVVRHPLVQRIIVAYEQRDAEVARQREERRAEAGRGARGGAAGEAGAAPQEPQGRTPAGEPGGAGAAS; the protein is encoded by the coding sequence ATGACGACCAGCGTGCGGATCACGGCGGATGTCGAGGTGCTCGACAACAGCACCTTGGTGGCCCTCGCCGGGCCGGGGAACGAGCATCTCAAGCTCATTGCGCGCACTCTTGGCATCGAGTCGGGCGTCCGAGGCAACACGATCCGGCTCGCCGGCGACGCCGACAAGGTCGCGCTCGCCGAGCGGTGCCTGGCAGAGGCCGCGCAGATGTTGAGGAGCGGCGTGGTCCTCGATCCCCAGGACTACGTGCGCGGCGTGCAGGCGCTCCGGGACGACCCGGGGATGACCTTGCGGGAGCTGTTCGAGGACGTCGTCCTCATCTCGGCGCGCCGCCGGCCTATCTCGGCGAAGGGGCTGGCGCAGAAGCGCTACATCCAGGCGATCCGATCGCACGACATGACCTTCGGGATCGGGCCGGCGGGGACGGGCAAGACCTACCTCGCGATGGCGATGGCGGTCCACGCGCTCCTCGAGCGCCGCGTGAAGCGGATCATCCTGACCCGCCCCGCCGTCGAGGCGGGAGAGCGGCTCGGCTTCCTCCCCGGCGATCTCGCCGAGAAGGTGAATCCTTACCTGCGCCCGCTCTACGACGCGCTCCATGACATGATGGATGCGGACAAGGCGCAAGGCCTCGTGACGCGCGGTCAGATCGAGGTCGCCCCGCTGGCCTTCATGCGCGGCCGCACGCTCAACGATTGCTTCGTCATCCTGGACGAGGCGCAGAACGCGACGAGCGACCAGATGCGCATGTTCCTCACCCGCCTCGGCTACGCCTCCCGCGCCGTGGTGACGGGCGACGTCACGCAGGTCGATCTCCCGCACGGCGCGCGCAGCGGCCTCGCGGAGGCGCGCGAGCTGCTCGCGGGGATCGAGGGGATTGCGATCTGCTCGTTCACCGAGGTCGACGTCGTGCGCCACCCGCTCGTGCAGCGGATCATCGTGGCGTACGAGCAACGGGACGCCGAGGTGGCTCGCCAGCGCGAGGAGCGGCGGGCGGAGGCGGGTCGCGGCGCGCGCGGCGGCGCGGCGGGAGAGGCCGGGGCTGCACCGCAGGAGCCGCAGGGGCGCACGCCGGCAGGCGAGCCGGGAGGAGCCGGCGCAGCGAGCTGA
- a CDS encoding class I SAM-dependent methyltransferase produces the protein MSLVRVLEPEVMDTDEDARAYDSMDHAVVNTAFCDALLSHNPGLAYALDVGTGTCLLPIELCRRVPAARIKAIDLSAAMLDLGRRHVEQAGLTEAIALSLVDAKALPEPDETFSAVLSNSIVHHIPEPAQVLREMLRVLRPGGLLFVRDLLRPEDEASITALVDTYAANDTAYQRALFDASLRAALSLGEVREMLRSLRIPPECAQVTSDRHWTLAFRRAS, from the coding sequence ATGTCACTGGTGCGCGTGCTCGAGCCGGAGGTCATGGATACCGACGAGGACGCGCGGGCCTACGACAGCATGGACCACGCCGTCGTGAACACGGCGTTCTGCGACGCGCTCCTCTCCCACAACCCCGGTCTCGCATACGCCCTCGACGTCGGCACAGGGACGTGTCTGTTGCCCATCGAGCTTTGCAGGCGCGTCCCCGCGGCGCGGATCAAGGCGATCGATCTCTCCGCGGCGATGCTCGATCTCGGGCGCCGCCACGTCGAGCAAGCCGGGCTCACCGAGGCCATCGCGCTCTCGCTCGTGGACGCCAAGGCGCTGCCCGAACCGGATGAGACGTTTTCAGCCGTGCTCTCGAACAGCATCGTCCACCACATCCCGGAGCCGGCGCAGGTGCTGCGCGAGATGCTCCGCGTCCTCCGGCCCGGCGGCCTCCTGTTCGTGCGAGACCTGCTCCGTCCGGAAGACGAGGCGTCGATCACCGCCCTCGTCGACACGTACGCAGCGAACGACACGGCGTACCAGCGGGCCCTCTTCGACGCGTCGCTGCGCGCCGCGCTCTCGCTCGGCGAGGTGCGTGAGATGCTGCGCTCGCTCCGGATTCCCCCCGAATGCGCGCAGGTGACGAGCGACCGGCACTGGACCCTCGCGTTCCGCAGGGCGTCATGA
- a CDS encoding SUMF1/EgtB/PvdO family nonheme iron enzyme — translation MLVASAGCAPGSTTAEQITPRLMVRASLEGTAAVPTERRIKAKESALAAVKDSAALASGMESEIGATPMSSSAGSTRCPAEMALVDDRVCVDRWEGALVEVTPSGERPWSPYDPIDGNERRVRAVSWQGVIPQGYISGRQAKMACAASGKRLCTSEEWVTACRGPDDTTFPYGALRQQGVCNDDERRVHPVAQIAALLDIKPEERWTTAMNNPLINQLSEALLPTGERAGCTNAYGVFDMVGNLHEWVDDPSGTFRGGYFMDTTRNGEGCKYATTAHSFGYHDYSTGFRCCMDPEQAD, via the coding sequence GTGCTCGTCGCGTCGGCCGGCTGTGCGCCGGGGTCGACGACAGCGGAGCAGATCACACCGCGCCTGATGGTGCGCGCGTCGCTCGAGGGGACCGCTGCCGTCCCGACCGAACGGCGCATCAAGGCCAAGGAGAGCGCGCTCGCTGCCGTCAAGGACAGCGCGGCGCTCGCGTCCGGGATGGAGTCCGAGATCGGCGCCACCCCGATGTCCTCCTCGGCGGGCAGCACGCGCTGTCCCGCGGAGATGGCCCTCGTCGACGATCGCGTGTGCGTCGACCGCTGGGAGGGCGCGCTGGTCGAGGTGACGCCGAGCGGTGAGCGCCCCTGGTCGCCCTACGATCCGATTGACGGGAACGAGCGCCGCGTCCGCGCCGTCTCCTGGCAGGGGGTCATCCCCCAAGGCTACATCAGCGGGCGGCAGGCCAAGATGGCGTGCGCGGCATCGGGCAAGCGCCTGTGCACTTCGGAGGAGTGGGTGACCGCCTGTCGAGGGCCGGACGACACGACCTTCCCCTACGGCGCGCTCCGCCAGCAGGGCGTGTGCAACGATGACGAGCGACGCGTTCACCCCGTCGCCCAGATCGCGGCGTTGCTCGACATCAAGCCCGAGGAGCGCTGGACGACGGCGATGAACAACCCGCTCATCAACCAGCTGTCCGAGGCGCTGCTCCCCACGGGCGAGCGCGCGGGATGCACCAACGCCTACGGCGTGTTCGACATGGTAGGCAACCTCCACGAGTGGGTCGATGACCCGAGCGGCACCTTCCGTGGCGGCTATTTCATGGACACGACGCGCAACGGCGAGGGCTGCAAATACGCCACGACCGCCCACTCCTTCGGCTACCACGACTACTCGACGGGCTTCCGGTGCTGCATGGATCCGGAGCAGGCCGACTAG
- the rplV gene encoding 50S ribosomal protein L22: MVSKASAMFSRIAPRKARMIADLVRGRDADEAIQLLSFTQKSGAPVLRKIIESAVANAQQAGADIDALFISKATVDKGPNKFNRRWRPRAMGRATRITKGVSHIVIEVDERK; the protein is encoded by the coding sequence ATGGTAAGCAAAGCCAGTGCGATGTTTTCGCGGATCGCCCCGCGCAAGGCTCGCATGATCGCCGATCTCGTCCGAGGTCGCGACGCGGACGAGGCGATCCAGTTGCTCTCGTTCACGCAGAAGAGCGGCGCCCCCGTCCTGCGGAAGATCATCGAGAGCGCGGTCGCGAACGCCCAGCAGGCGGGCGCCGACATCGACGCGCTCTTCATCAGCAAGGCCACCGTCGACAAGGGGCCGAACAAGTTCAACCGCCGCTGGCGGCCGCGCGCGATGGGCCGTGCGACCCGGATTACCAAGGGCGTGTCGCACATCGTCATCGAAGTCGACGAGAGAAAGTAA
- the rpsC gene encoding 30S ribosomal protein S3, whose product MGQKTHPYGFRVGVIKTWSSKWYEDGAAYQKWLHQDIRIKRAIKQYLYNANIAGVEIERAANRAKVIVFTARPGMVIGKGGKGIETLKSGNVGTASKGETLFPGVSSFTDNEVFIDVQEVRKAETNAQLVAENIATQLERRIAFRRAMKKAVATAMKFGAKGIRVRCAGRLGGSEMSRVETYREGRVPLHTLRADIEFGLAEAKTKVGIIGVKVWMFKGEVLQRKARRIQ is encoded by the coding sequence ATGGGACAAAAGACCCATCCGTATGGCTTCCGCGTCGGTGTCATCAAGACGTGGAGCAGCAAGTGGTACGAGGACGGCGCTGCGTATCAGAAGTGGCTCCACCAGGACATCCGCATCAAGCGCGCGATCAAGCAGTACCTCTACAACGCCAACATCGCCGGCGTGGAGATCGAGCGCGCCGCCAACCGCGCGAAGGTGATCGTCTTCACCGCCCGCCCGGGCATGGTGATCGGCAAGGGCGGCAAGGGCATCGAGACGCTGAAGAGCGGGAACGTCGGCACCGCGTCCAAGGGTGAGACGCTCTTCCCCGGCGTGTCGTCGTTCACCGACAACGAGGTGTTCATCGACGTGCAGGAGGTCCGGAAGGCCGAGACCAACGCGCAGCTCGTCGCCGAGAACATCGCGACGCAGCTCGAGCGCCGGATCGCGTTCCGCCGGGCGATGAAGAAGGCGGTGGCCACCGCGATGAAGTTCGGCGCGAAGGGCATCCGCGTGCGCTGCGCCGGCAGGCTCGGTGGCAGCGAGATGAGCCGCGTCGAGACCTACCGCGAGGGCCGGGTGCCGCTGCACACGCTCCGCGCCGACATCGAGTTCGGCCTGGCCGAGGCGAAGACGAAGGTCGGCATCATCGGCGTGAAGGTCTGGATGTTCAAGGGCGAGGTCCTGCAGCGTAAGGCGCGCCGGATCCAGTAG
- the rplP gene encoding 50S ribosomal protein L16: MLSPKRTKFRKMQKGNNRGLAMTGSDVSFGDFALQCVEPARVTSRQIEAARMAIQRHVKRAGKLWIRIFPDRPVTKKPLEVRMGGGKGAPEEWCALVQPGRVMYEISGVSEETAKEAFRLASHKLPMQCKFLARGLT; this comes from the coding sequence ATGCTGTCTCCGAAGCGAACCAAGTTCCGCAAGATGCAGAAGGGGAACAACCGCGGCCTCGCCATGACGGGCAGCGACGTCTCCTTCGGCGACTTTGCGCTCCAGTGCGTCGAGCCTGCCCGCGTCACCTCGCGGCAGATCGAGGCGGCTCGTATGGCGATCCAGCGGCACGTGAAGCGCGCGGGCAAGCTCTGGATCCGCATCTTCCCGGACCGTCCGGTGACGAAGAAGCCGCTCGAGGTCCGCATGGGTGGGGGCAAGGGCGCGCCCGAGGAGTGGTGCGCGCTCGTGCAGCCGGGCCGCGTGATGTACGAGATCAGCGGCGTGAGCGAGGAGACTGCGAAGGAGGCGTTCCGCCTCGCGTCGCACAAGCTCCCGATGCAGTGCAAGTTCCTCGCCCGCGGGCTGACGTGA
- the rpmC gene encoding 50S ribosomal protein L29 — translation MKAKDLRERTTEHLRELEKSLAAGLFEARFKNFTNRLNDTATIRKSKRDLARVKTILTQRARAEEKA, via the coding sequence ATGAAGGCGAAGGATTTGCGTGAACGCACCACCGAGCACCTGCGCGAGCTCGAGAAGTCTCTGGCGGCGGGCCTGTTCGAGGCGCGGTTCAAGAATTTCACGAATCGGCTGAACGACACGGCGACGATCCGCAAGTCGAAGCGGGATCTCGCGCGGGTGAAGACGATCCTCACGCAGCGTGCGCGTGCCGAGGAGAAGGCGTAG
- the rpsQ gene encoding 30S ribosomal protein S17, producing MAAAAPAQAETEAKAHGFRRKLVGKVTSDKMNKTVTVEVIRNALDPVYKKYVRQRERYKAHDETNQYKVGDRVEITEHRPISRDKRWLVTKLVARPVEE from the coding sequence CTGGCAGCCGCAGCGCCTGCGCAGGCTGAGACCGAGGCGAAGGCGCACGGCTTCCGGCGCAAGCTGGTCGGCAAGGTGACCAGCGACAAGATGAACAAGACGGTCACCGTCGAGGTCATCCGGAACGCGCTCGACCCTGTGTACAAGAAGTACGTCCGTCAGCGGGAGCGCTACAAGGCGCACGACGAGACGAACCAGTACAAGGTGGGCGATCGCGTCGAGATCACGGAGCACAGGCCGATCTCCCGCGACAAGCGGTGGCTCGTGACCAAGCTCGTTGCCCGCCCGGTGGAGGAGTAG
- the rplN gene encoding 50S ribosomal protein L14: MIQVSTHLEVADNSGARIVKCIKVLGGSRRKYAALGDVIVVSIKEALPGTKVKKGETARAVVVRTAREYQRSDGSYIKFDGNSAVLINKEKEPIGTRIFGPVARELRAKKFMKIISLAPEVL; encoded by the coding sequence ATGATCCAGGTGTCGACGCATCTCGAGGTCGCGGACAACTCCGGCGCCCGAATCGTGAAGTGCATCAAGGTGCTCGGCGGCTCGCGCCGCAAGTACGCCGCCCTCGGCGACGTCATCGTCGTCTCGATCAAGGAGGCGTTGCCGGGCACCAAGGTGAAGAAGGGCGAGACGGCGCGCGCCGTCGTCGTCCGCACCGCCCGGGAGTACCAGCGCTCGGACGGCAGCTACATCAAGTTCGATGGGAACAGCGCGGTCCTCATCAACAAGGAGAAGGAGCCGATCGGCACCCGCATCTTCGGGCCGGTCGCTCGCGAGCTCCGCGCGAAGAAGTTCATGAAGATCATCTCTCTCGCTCCGGAGGTCCTCTGA
- the rplX gene encoding 50S ribosomal protein L24, with amino-acid sequence MKRLRVGDLVQVISGKEEGKQGRITKILADEDRVVVEGLNTVTRHQRPTPRNQEGGKITKEAPIHASNVMPVDPATGKPTRVKVRVGEDGKKTRVGKSGSAIGVG; translated from the coding sequence ATGAAGCGCCTCAGGGTCGGTGACCTCGTGCAGGTCATCAGCGGCAAGGAGGAGGGGAAGCAGGGCCGCATCACGAAGATCCTCGCTGACGAGGATCGCGTGGTCGTGGAAGGCCTGAACACGGTGACCCGCCACCAGCGGCCCACGCCGCGCAACCAGGAGGGCGGGAAGATCACCAAGGAGGCGCCGATTCACGCCTCGAATGTCATGCCGGTCGATCCGGCGACGGGCAAGCCGACGCGCGTGAAGGTGCGCGTCGGTGAGGACGGCAAGAAGACGCGCGTCGGCAAGAGCGGCAGCGCGATCGGTGTGGGCTAG
- the rplE gene encoding 50S ribosomal protein L5, producing the protein MADKKDKDKAAKDAGKGKDKPKPQQAKPQAPAKSKEAKGAKAKGSEAEASGPAEDRPRDPNYAPRLRTHYRKSVTAALAKKFGYKNPMMVPRLQKVVINMGLGAAVQNPKIIDSAVEDMRAISGQKPVVTRARKSIATFKLRENLPIGVMVTLRAERMWEFVDRLIAFSLPRVRDFKGVSPKGFDGKGNFTMGLREQIIFPEIDYDKIDVVKGLNISFVTTAKTDEEGRALLTELGIPFRH; encoded by the coding sequence ATGGCGGACAAGAAGGACAAGGACAAGGCGGCCAAGGACGCCGGCAAGGGCAAGGACAAGCCCAAGCCGCAGCAGGCCAAGCCTCAGGCGCCCGCCAAGAGCAAGGAAGCCAAGGGCGCGAAGGCCAAGGGCTCCGAGGCCGAGGCCTCCGGGCCGGCCGAGGATCGCCCGCGCGACCCGAACTACGCTCCCCGGCTGCGCACGCACTACAGGAAGAGCGTGACGGCCGCGCTCGCGAAGAAGTTCGGCTACAAGAACCCGATGATGGTGCCCCGCCTGCAGAAGGTGGTCATCAACATGGGTCTCGGCGCCGCGGTGCAGAACCCGAAGATCATCGACTCCGCCGTCGAGGACATGCGGGCGATCTCCGGCCAGAAGCCGGTGGTGACCCGTGCCCGGAAGTCGATCGCGACCTTCAAGCTGCGCGAGAACCTGCCCATCGGGGTGATGGTGACCCTGCGTGCCGAGCGGATGTGGGAGTTCGTGGATCGCCTGATCGCGTTCTCTCTTCCGCGTGTTCGCGACTTCAAGGGCGTTAGCCCGAAGGGGTTCGACGGCAAGGGCAACTTCACGATGGGCCTGCGCGAGCAGATCATCTTCCCCGAGATCGACTACGACAAGATCGATGTCGTGAAGGGGCTCAACATCTCGTTCGTGACCACGGCGAAGACGGACGAAGAAGGACGCGCGCTCCTGACCGAGCTTGGCATCCCGTTCCGGCATTGA
- a CDS encoding type Z 30S ribosomal protein S14 translates to MARAKEFAKLNRPPKFSTRHKNRCKVCGRARAYYRDFELCRVCLRLFALRGELPGVIKASW, encoded by the coding sequence ATGGCCCGTGCAAAAGAGTTTGCGAAGCTGAACCGTCCGCCGAAGTTTTCTACGCGGCACAAGAACCGTTGCAAGGTGTGCGGGCGCGCGCGCGCTTACTACCGCGACTTCGAGCTCTGCCGCGTCTGCCTTCGGTTGTTCGCGCTCCGTGGTGAGCTCCCTGGTGTGATCAAGGCCAGCTGGTGA
- the rpsH gene encoding 30S ribosomal protein S8 produces MMTDPIADMLTRIRNAALARHDRTEIPASRIKAAVAEILKSEGFIADVRETEGEGPKKLTIVLKYGRDRQSAIDGVRRVSRPGRRVYVRHDRIPRVFSGLGISILSTSRGLMSDRDARRLKMGGELICEVW; encoded by the coding sequence ATGATGACCGATCCCATCGCCGACATGCTGACCCGCATTCGCAACGCGGCGCTCGCGCGGCACGACCGGACCGAGATCCCCGCGAGCCGCATCAAGGCCGCGGTCGCGGAGATCCTCAAGTCCGAAGGCTTTATCGCCGACGTGCGCGAGACCGAGGGCGAGGGTCCCAAGAAGCTCACGATCGTGCTCAAGTACGGGCGCGATCGTCAGAGCGCGATCGACGGCGTGCGCCGCGTCTCCCGCCCCGGGCGCCGCGTGTACGTGCGTCACGACAGGATCCCGCGCGTGTTCAGCGGGCTCGGGATCTCGATCCTGAGCACGTCCCGCGGGCTCATGAGCGACAGGGATGCGCGTCGCCTCAAGATGGGCGGCGAGCTGATCTGCGAGGTGTGGTGA
- the rplF gene encoding 50S ribosomal protein L6 translates to MEAQANAAQPANGDSRLAPKTSRVGKRPIELPKGVTATVNGRKIDVKGPKGQLSRAITDKVDIKLDGGKLHVSSVAPGRDGSRLQGLTRALVAAMVKGVAEGYERTLELKGTGYRVELKGTTLNFALGFSHPVTFPVPTGLTATIPADSKGTILVLTGADKELIGQTAATIRGFRPPEPYGGKGVRYRGERVREKAGKAGKGGKK, encoded by the coding sequence ATGGAAGCTCAGGCGAACGCAGCCCAGCCCGCGAACGGTGACAGCCGGCTCGCTCCGAAGACGTCGCGCGTCGGCAAGCGCCCGATCGAGCTGCCGAAGGGGGTCACCGCGACCGTCAACGGCCGGAAGATCGACGTCAAGGGCCCGAAGGGACAGCTCTCCCGCGCGATCACCGACAAGGTGGATATCAAGCTCGACGGCGGCAAGCTGCACGTGAGCTCGGTGGCGCCGGGGCGCGACGGGTCGCGCCTCCAGGGCCTCACCCGGGCGCTCGTGGCCGCGATGGTGAAGGGCGTCGCCGAGGGCTACGAGCGTACGCTCGAGCTCAAGGGGACCGGCTATCGCGTCGAGCTCAAGGGCACGACGCTGAACTTCGCCCTCGGCTTCTCCCACCCGGTGACGTTCCCGGTGCCCACGGGGCTCACGGCGACGATCCCGGCGGACTCGAAGGGCACGATCCTCGTCCTGACGGGCGCGGACAAGGAGCTCATCGGGCAGACGGCCGCGACGATCCGTGGCTTCAGGCCGCCGGAGCCGTACGGCGGCAAGGGCGTCCGTTACCGCGGCGAGCGCGTGCGGGAGAAGGCTGGCAAGGCCGGCAAGGGCGGCAAGAAGTAA
- the rplR gene encoding 50S ribosomal protein L18, translated as MGMKIVGRERRKLRIRKKVEGTPERPRLSVFRSSKHIYAQVIDDVSGKTLAHASTLSKDLKGSLDEDNKVEAAKKVGALIARICKERQIDKVVFDRNGYLYHGRVSALAQAAREAGLDF; from the coding sequence ATGGGCATGAAAATCGTCGGTCGGGAGCGCCGGAAGCTCCGCATCCGCAAGAAGGTCGAGGGGACGCCGGAGCGCCCGCGCCTCAGCGTCTTCCGCAGCTCGAAGCACATTTACGCTCAGGTCATCGACGACGTGAGCGGCAAGACCCTCGCCCACGCTTCGACGCTGTCGAAGGACCTCAAGGGCTCCCTCGACGAGGACAACAAGGTCGAGGCGGCGAAGAAGGTCGGGGCGCTGATCGCGAGGATCTGCAAAGAGAGGCAGATCGACAAGGTCGTCTTCGACCGCAACGGCTATCTGTATCATGGGCGCGTCAGCGCCCTCGCCCAGGCGGCGCGCGAGGCAGGTCTCGATTTCTGA
- the rpmD gene encoding 50S ribosomal protein L30 — translation MKLRVRQKASNIGQVEHTRKIIKGLGLRGPGSEVVVANTPSFRGMVKKILHLVEVEEVADGATSSKA, via the coding sequence GTGAAGCTCCGGGTACGTCAGAAGGCCAGCAACATCGGCCAGGTCGAGCACACCCGCAAGATCATCAAGGGGCTCGGCCTGCGTGGGCCGGGGTCCGAGGTGGTCGTCGCGAACACGCCGTCGTTCCGTGGCATGGTGAAGAAGATCCTCCACCTCGTCGAGGTCGAGGAGGTCGCCGACGGTGCGACCTCCTCGAAGGCCTGA